A part of Gemmobacter sp. 24YEA27 genomic DNA contains:
- a CDS encoding transporter substrate-binding domain-containing protein: MKSKVLAFGLTAATAFAGPAMADKLDDIIASGTLRCAVVLDFPPMGSKDADNNPIGFDVDYCNDLAAALGVTAEVVETTFPERIPALMSGRVDVAVASTSDTLERAKTVGVSVPYYAFENAVVARPGLEMASWEDMKGKVVGATAGTYEAIWLEGQVKAWGEGEFRPFQNQADVFLALSQGQLDATVGTMEVANANVASGNFGDIKVVDKAPMVPDYVALVTLREEYGLINYMNLFINQQVRTGRYAELYKKWVGEGEPANLTINGVYR; encoded by the coding sequence ATGAAATCCAAAGTCCTCGCCTTTGGCCTTACGGCGGCCACTGCTTTCGCCGGCCCGGCCATGGCCGACAAGCTTGACGACATCATCGCATCGGGCACGCTTCGCTGCGCAGTTGTCCTCGACTTCCCGCCGATGGGGTCGAAAGATGCTGACAATAATCCGATCGGTTTTGACGTCGATTACTGTAATGACCTTGCCGCCGCGCTTGGCGTCACCGCCGAGGTTGTCGAAACCACCTTCCCCGAGCGTATCCCGGCTCTGATGTCGGGCCGCGTTGATGTGGCCGTTGCCTCGACCTCGGACACGCTGGAGCGCGCCAAGACCGTTGGCGTCTCGGTTCCCTATTACGCTTTCGAGAATGCCGTTGTGGCCCGCCCGGGTCTGGAAATGGCATCCTGGGAAGATATGAAGGGCAAAGTCGTCGGCGCCACCGCCGGCACCTATGAGGCGATCTGGCTGGAAGGTCAGGTCAAGGCATGGGGCGAGGGCGAGTTCCGTCCGTTCCAGAACCAGGCTGACGTCTTCCTTGCGCTGAGCCAGGGCCAGCTGGATGCGACGGTCGGCACGATGGAAGTCGCCAATGCCAACGTCGCTTCGGGCAATTTCGGTGACATCAAGGTCGTCGACAAGGCGCCGATGGTGCCGGACTATGTCGCGCTGGTCACGCTGCGCGAAGAATATGGCCTGATCAACTACATGAACCTCTTTATCAACCAGCAGGTCCGCACCGGCCGTTACGCCGAGCTTTACAAAAAATGGGTTGGCGAGGGTGAGCCCGCCAATCTGACGATCAACGGCGTCTATCGCTGA